From Saccharomycodes ludwigii strain NBRC 1722 chromosome IV, whole genome shotgun sequence, one genomic window encodes:
- the MRX15 gene encoding Mrx15p (similar to Saccharomyces cerevisiae YNR040W | putative protein of unknown function) — protein MFLKYFGSRFSHFLLFKRTSHSGISLATRISELVNRTTPQTIYSYTPKPIVKIGSWSISAVFLLYSLTFADWSFESTKTILEENAETGEKEKPVKSGQLEKDHPFKIILSKWFYDPVTQYYLYSIGVGVLSVIPIIISLGALYLPSRMVTGIKFNPTNNMINITTLYKRQHNLNIRDCILKGKLYTGKGSQGCDDNGSFAVFLIDDNKYQISNNIKKKKRWWSKMFILSRSGTFIYDDCRILDVITSRQDILKEAERLSSTTINDNEGIDLAKQQKQNEQPNLRKLKMEHQNIDKIKSALFKK, from the coding sequence atgtttttaaaatacttTGGTAGTAGATTTTCACACTTCTTACTGTTTAAAAGAACCAGTCATTCTGGTATAAGTTTAGCAACAAGAATATCTGAATTAGTCAACAGAACAACACCTCAAACTATTTATTCTTATACTCCCAAACCCATTGTGAAAATTGGATCCTGGTCAATATCTgcagtttttttattgtacAGTTTGACTTTTGCTGATTGGTCTTTTGAAAGTACCAAAACCATTCTGGAAGAGAATGCTGAAACTGGCGAAAAGGAGAAACCAGTCAAAAGTGGCCAATTAGAAAAGGATCATCcctttaaaattatattaagCAAATGGTTTTATGATCCCGTTACACAATACTATTTATATTCAATTGGTGTTGGTGTTTTAAGTGTTATtcccattattattagtttaGGTGCACTATATCTACCAAGTAGAATGGTTACTGGTATAAAATTTAACCCAACCAATAACATGATTAATATTACCACATTGTACAAAAGACAACATAATCTAAACATCAGAGATTGCATTTTGAAGGGGAAGTTATACACTGGCAAAGGTTCACAAGGTTGTGATGATAATGGCTCTTTTgcagtttttttaattgatgaCAATAAGTATCAGATCAGtaacaatataaaaaaaaagaaaaggtgGTGGAGcaaaatgtttattttatcacgTAGTGgtacatttatttatgaCGATTGTAGAATCCTGGATGTTATCACTAGTCGTCAagatattttgaaagaagCAGAAAGATTATCTTCCACTACTATTAATGATAACGAAGGTATTGATCTAgcaaaacaacaaaagcaGAATGAACAACCAAATTTAAGAAAACTTAAAATGGAACATCAAAATATTGATAAGATCAAATCAgcattatttaaaaaataa
- the EAF6 gene encoding Eaf6p (similar to Saccharomyces cerevisiae YJR082C | EAF6 | Esa1p-Associated Factor) — MSDSIGNDTVNTNQTATDIAISNSPPPTNDNNITNHDNLDTPVKKTNKEYELLKNKIKSNLKEKQRLEIELEKLNQLIFDKETQYFKPTSILNQYGNIIKGFDNFSKHHHSSGSGVGSASSSNAANGNHNNNVIDDNDRIFSLSNGIYQNSSPGDADATNR; from the coding sequence ATGTCTGATTCAATTGGCAACGATACGGTCAATACAAACCAGACCGCCACAGACATTGCCATTTCCAACTCTCCACCTCCaacaaatgataataacataACCAACCACGACAATCTTGATACGCctgttaaaaaaacaaacaaagaatacgaacttttaaaaaataagattaAAAGCAActtgaaagaaaaacaaagacTAGAAATAGAATTGGAAAAGTTAAATCAActaatttttgataaagaAACTCAATATTTTAAACCAACCTCTATATTAAATCAATATggaaatataataaaaggaTTTGATAATTTCAGTAAGCATCATCATAGTAGTGGAAGCGGAGTTGGTTCtgcttcttcttcaaaTGCCGCTAATGGAaaccacaacaacaatgtaatagatgataatgatagaatattttcattaagtAATGGAATATATCAAAATAGCAGTCCTGGTGATGCTGATGCCACCAATAGGTAA
- the COQ2 gene encoding 4-hydroxybenzoate octaprenyltransferase (similar to Saccharomyces cerevisiae YNR041C | COQ2 | COenzyme Q): protein MLGLRSLKTSSTILNINSKNLLSIHITKPALTSLLNNSLALSRWSNKNSTRLQHSTSPQNSINDPIISNNKKYQDLIKNGVFTKEQIIQSEKDRLNGLGPIISKLPKKIIPYCELMRLEKPVGTWLLYLPCTWSIIISSIMLVSQGANIGLSQTLYMLTLFGLGSLIMRGAGCTINDLLDRNLDDKVIRSLQRPIASGRVTPVQATTFLTAQTALGLGILTQLPHECWWLGLASLPIVFTYPLFKRFTYYPQAALSACFNWGALLGFPAMGLVDWSVMLPLYGATYIWCMIYDTIYAHQDKKFDIKAGIKSTALAWGDSSKKIFYGLGSVQMSLLALTCYNAGILMGPGVLCGLGIFGYRLFNMIKKVDLNNPGNCWKWFKSNIDTGLFFTGALFFDYLLNLFF from the coding sequence ATGCTGGGCCTAAGATCTTTGAAAACATCGTCcacaattttaaatatcaATTCCAAAAACCTTCTATCAATACACATAACTAAGCCAGCACTAACTTCGTTATTAAACAACTCCTTGGCACTATCAAGATGGTCTAACAAAAATAGCACAAGATTACAACACTCTACAAGCCCACAGAACTCAATAAACGATCCAATCATCtccaataacaaaaaatatcaagATTTAATCAAAAATGGGGTCTTCACTAAAGAACAAATTATTCAAAGTGAAAAGGATCGTTTAAACGGTTTGGGTCCAATAATCTCCAAATTACCCAAAAAGATTATCCCATATTGCGAGCTAATGAGATTGGAAAAGCCTGTAGGTACCTggttattatatttaccATGTACCTGgtccattattatttcatcCATAATGTTAGTATCCCAAGGAGCAAACATTGGTTTAAGCCAAACTTTATACATGTTAACTTTATTTGGCTTGGGTTCATTAATCATGAGAGGTGCAGGTTGTACTATCAATGATCTATTAGATCGTAATCTAGACGATAAAGTCATTAGGTCTTTACAACGACCAATTGCTAGCGGTAGAGTCACTCCAGTTCAAGCTACCACTTTTTTGACTGCACAAACTGCTCTAGGTTTGGGTATTTTAACCCAATTACCTCATGAATGTTGGTGGTTAGGTCTGGCCTCATTGCCTATTGTTTTCACATATCCCTtgtttaaaagatttactTATTATCCACAAGCTGCATTGAGTGCCTGTTTTAACTGGGGCGCTTTATTAGGATTCCCCGCTATGGGCTTGGTCGATTGGAGTGTCATGCTGCCCTTGTATGGTGCTACTTACATATGGTGTATGATTTATGATACAATTTATGCCCAtcaagataaaaaatttgatatcAAAGCTGGTATTAAAAGCACTGCTTTAGCTTGGGGTGATTCTTccaagaaaatattttatggCTTAGGCTCCGTTCAAATGTCTCTTTTGGCTTTAACTTGTTATAATGCTGGTATATTAATGGGTCCTGGTGTTTTATGTGGGTTGGGTATCTTTGGTTAtagattatttaatatgATCAAAAAGGTTGATTTAAACAATCCAGGAAATTGTTGGAAATGGTTCAAGAGTAATATTGATACAGGTTTATTTTTCACCGGtgctttgttttttgattatttgctcaatttgttcttttaa
- the TRX3 gene encoding Trx3p (similar to Saccharomyces cerevisiae YCR083W | TRX3 | ThioRedoXin): protein MLRTFLTKSSFRITTSTSFITHSRLPNYGRFNSTNSITSNIKKLNTLKEFQDSIKDPNKVSLIDFYATWCGPCKAISPVLEKYSAEFENVNFFKVDVDESPEVAGYCGITAMPTFIFCKDGKGIAQIVGANVRELKDNLEHFSKGGEEEKQ from the coding sequence ATGCTTAGAACCTTTTTAACGAAATCATCATTTAGAATTACTACCTCTACAAGCTTTATTACTCATAGTAGGTTACCTAACTATGGCAGATTCAACTCTACCAACTCCATCACTAGCAATATCAAAAAGTTGAATACACTAAAAGAATTCCAAGATTCTATAAAAGATCCCAACAAAGTTAGTTTAATAGATTTTTATGCTACCTGGTGTGGCCCATGTAAAGCCATTTCTCCagttttagaaaaatattctgctgaatttgaaaacgttaattttttcaaagttgATGTTGACGAATCTCCAGAAGTTGCTGGGTATTGTGGTATAACTGCTATGcctacttttattttttgcaaaGATGGCAAAGGTATTGCACAAATTGTCGGTGCCAATGTTCGtgaattaaaagataatttGGAACATTTTAGTAAAGGTggtgaagaagaaaaacaatag